The Streptomyces taklimakanensis nucleotide sequence CAGCACACCCGTCCCAAGCCACTTCGCCTGTCGCTCCCGGGCCGTCTTCTCCTCCAGCCGCCGCAGCCGCTGCAGTTCCTCGGCCGCCAGCTCCGACTCCAGCTTCTCGGCCTTCGCCAGCTCCGTCTCGATGCTCTTCTTGGCGTCCGCCTTCCTCTTGCGGTCCGCCTTCAGCTCGGCCCAGCGTTCGGTGGCCTCCTCGGCGTGGTCGTCCAGGTCCTCCCGGGCCGTCTCCAGCCTCCCGATCAGCCCCTTGGCGGCCTGTTCCCCCTTGTGGAGCAGCCCGAGATCACGCAGGAAGTCCTCCGGATCGTCCTCCAGGGCCAGCCGTGCCCCGGGCGGCAGCCCGCTGCCCCGGTACTGGGCCCGGGCCATCGCCCCGGTCCTGTCCACCAGGTCGTCCAGTCGACCGCGGATCCGCACGATCTCGCCGGCCAGCCGTACGATCTCGCGCTGCTGCTTCCGGGCGCGCTCCTCGGCCGCGTTGTACTTCTCGGCGGCCGACTCCACACGGTCGTGCAGCTTCTCGATCCTCCGATGGAGCCTGTCCAGCTCCGCGGTGCTCACGGCCCTGCCGTCGGTGCCGTCGGTGCCGTCGGTGCCGGTGGTCCCCCCATCGGCGGCGCCGTCCTCGGGCGGCGCGGCGGACACCCGCGCGCCCCCCTTCCCCGGGCCGGGCCCGCCCGGCTCCGCGTGCGCGGCCCCCGCGGGGAGCGACAGCCCGAACTGCGCGCACACCAGCGCGCAGGCCACCACCAGCCCCCTGGACACGGTCCTCGCCGGCCCTCGCGAGCGAGCCCCACGGGCCCTGCCGGCGCAGCCCCCCTGCCGTCCCACGCGTCTGCCTCCCACACTTCGTCCACACGGATCGCCCGCCTCGCCTACCGGTGCGTAACGGACCGCCGTCGCGGATCGTGCCACGTCGGACCACCTCCACAACAGGGGTGTGGACAACCCGCCACCCGGAACGGAGGCCATCGACGCAACTACACCGTCCGCCGAGGTTCACCTCTCGTTCACTCTCGACCGTCGGGCACTTCACCTGTCCTGCCTAATTTCGGCCTTACGGGGTGCGCGCCCGGTCGCCGGCGGACGCGGACCGCCCCGGATGCCGAACGAGATTCCCGGTCACACCTCACCGCTTGCCGACCCCACCGGCGGGCCCCAGGAAGGAACTGAACGAAGTGAAGCTTCAGCCCACCAACCGGCTTCGAGCGATCGCCGTCGGCGCCGCCGTGGTGTCCGGCGCCCTGGTCCTGACCGCCTGCGGCTCGGACGACAACACCGGGGGCAGCAACGGGGAGAGCAGCCCCAAGGCCGCGAGCAACATCGCGTGCGACGGCGAGGGCAACCTCCTCGCCTCCGGCTCCAGCGCCCAGAAGAACGCGATGGACATCTGGGTCAAGAACTACCAGGCCGCCTGTGAGGGCGTCGAGATCAACTACAAGCCCACCGGCTCCGGCGCGGGCATCCAGGAGTTCCTCCAGGGCAAGACCGGCTTCGCCGGCTCCGACTCCGCCCTGAAGGAGGACGAGGTCGAGCAGTCCAAGCAGGTCTGCGAGGGCGGCCAGGGCATCAACCTGCCGATGGTCGGCGGCCCGGTGGCCGTCGGCTACAACCTCTCCGGCGTGGACGACCTCACCCTGGACGCCGAGACCATCGCCAAGATCTTCGACTCGAAGATCACCAAGTGGGACGACCCGGCGATCAAGAAGCTGAACCCGGACGCCGATCTGCCGTCCACCAAGATCCAGGCCTTCCACCGCTCGGACGAGTCCGGCACCACCGACAACTTCACCGAGTACCTGCACGCCGCCGCGCCCGACGCCTGGAAGTACGAGCCCGCCAAGGCCTGGGCCGGCGAGGGCGGCCAGTCGGCCGACGGCTCCTCCGGTGTGGCCACCAACGTCAAGAACAACGACGGCGCCATCGGTTACTTCGAGCTCTCCTACGCCACCGGCAACGGCATCCCGACGGTGAAGCTGGACACCGGCGCCCCCGAGCCCGTCGAGGCCACCGTCGAGAACGCCACCAAGGCCATCGCCGCGGGCAAGGTCGTCGGCGAGGGCAACGACCTGGCCATGGAGCTGGACTACGCCACCAAGGCCGAGGGCGCCTACCCGATCGTCCTGGTCACCTACGAGATCGTCTGCGACAAGGGCAACAACAAGGAGTCCCTGGGCCTGACCAAGTCCTTCCTGACCTACACGGCCAGCGAGGAAGGCCAGAGCGCTCTCGCCGACGCGGGCTACGCCCCGATCCCCGACGAGATCATCGCCAAGGTCCGCACCACCATCGACTCCCTCTCCTGACGCACCGGCGGCCGGCCCCCGCACCCGCGGTGGGGCCGGCCGCCCGGCCGCGTCCGCGCACAGCGCCGCACGCCGTCACGCCACCCCCCGCACAGTCCCCAACCGCACGCGAAACCCATCCGGTGCACCGCCGCCAGGGGATGACACCCCTCACCAGACCGGAGAGAACATGGACATAGCACCCACCGCATCAGCCACTCCGACGAAATCACCACCGGGGGGACCGGCGGAGAAGCCCGGGGGGTCGGCCAACCGACCGGGAGACCGGATCTTCCTCGGCCTCTCCAAGGGGTCGGGCATCACGCTGCTGGTGATCATGGCCGCCATCGCGGTCTTCCTCACCTGGCGCACCCTGGTCGCCCTCGCCGAGAACGAGGGCAACTTCCTCACCACCTTCGAGTGGAACGCCAACGCCGACCCGCCGGTCTTCGGCATCGCGGTCCTGGCCTACGGCACGATCGTCAGCTCGATCATCGCGATGGTCCTCGCGGTCCCCGTGGCCGTCGGCATCGCCCTGTTCATCTCCCACTACGCGCCGCGCAGACTCGCCGCCTCGCTGGGGTACGTCGTCGACCTGCTCGCCGCGGTCCCCAGCATCATCTACGGCCTGTGGGGCGCCCTCTTCCTGGTGCCGCACCTGACCGGCCTGTACGAGTGGCTCGACCAGTTCTTCGGTTGGACGGGGATCTTCTCCTACGACAGCGGCGCCCCGCGCTCGCTGTTCACCGTCGGCATCCTGCTGGCGATCATGATTCTGCCGATCGTCTCCAACGTCAGCCGCGAGGTCTTCAAGCAGTCCCCCAAGATGCAGGAGGAGGCCGCGCTCGCGCTCGGCGCCACCCGCTGGGAGGTCATCAAGATGGCCGTCCTGCCGTTCGGTCGATCCGGCGTGATCAGCGCCTCGATGCTCGGACTGGGTCGCGCGCTCGGCGAGACGATGGCGGTCGCCACCGTTCTCTCCCCGAACTTCCTGATCAACGCCAGCCTGCTCAATCACGGCGGCGGCACCTTCGCGCAGAACATCGCCGCGGGCTTCAAGGAGGCCGGCGACATCGGACGGGACGCCCTGATCGCCTCCGGTCTCGTCCTGTTCGTCATCACCCTGCTGGTCAATGGCGCGGCTCGACTGATCATCGCCCGCCGCAAGGAGTACTCGGGGGCGAACGCCTGATGAGCAACACAGTCATGGACAAGCCCCCGGTCACCGCACCGGCCTCCGGCAGCCCCCTCAAGCAGCCCCGTCTGCCGCGCTGGGCCCCGGCCGGCCTGGCCCTGCTCTCGATCGGCGTCGGCGTCGGCACCGGCCTGGTCGCCGGGCTGGCCAGCCGCATCCAGTGGGGGCTGATCGCCGCGATCGTCTACGTCCTGGCCACCCACGTCCTCACCACGGCCGTCGAGGGCCGGCGCCAGGCCAAGGACCGGCTGGCCACCAGCCTGGTCTGGGTCAGCTTCCTGATCGCCGTGGTCCCGCTCGCCTCCCTGATCTGGGAGACGATCGTCCGCGGTGTGAAGGTGTTGGACGGCTACTTCCTCACCCACTCCATGAGTGGTGTGATCACCCTCCAGCCCGGCGGCGGCATCTACCACGCCCTCGTCGGCACCGTCGAGCAGGTCGCCCTCGCCACGCTGATGGCCGCGCCCATCGGACTGCTGACCGCG carries:
- a CDS encoding C40 family peptidase; the protein is MSRGLVVACALVCAQFGLSLPAGAAHAEPGGPGPGKGGARVSAAPPEDGAADGGTTGTDGTDGTDGRAVSTAELDRLHRRIEKLHDRVESAAEKYNAAEERARKQQREIVRLAGEIVRIRGRLDDLVDRTGAMARAQYRGSGLPPGARLALEDDPEDFLRDLGLLHKGEQAAKGLIGRLETAREDLDDHAEEATERWAELKADRKRKADAKKSIETELAKAEKLESELAAEELQRLRRLEEKTARERQAKWLGTGVLEEIDDKASERGRKAVAYAMAQLGKDYEWGAEGPLTYDCSGLTMRAWEAAGLRIPRTSQEQWRRLPRVEVTDMRPGDLIVYKGDAGHVGLYVGDGVMVHAPRTGRQITTAGAGSLPILGVVRPDL
- the pstS gene encoding phosphate ABC transporter substrate-binding protein PstS is translated as MKLQPTNRLRAIAVGAAVVSGALVLTACGSDDNTGGSNGESSPKAASNIACDGEGNLLASGSSAQKNAMDIWVKNYQAACEGVEINYKPTGSGAGIQEFLQGKTGFAGSDSALKEDEVEQSKQVCEGGQGINLPMVGGPVAVGYNLSGVDDLTLDAETIAKIFDSKITKWDDPAIKKLNPDADLPSTKIQAFHRSDESGTTDNFTEYLHAAAPDAWKYEPAKAWAGEGGQSADGSSGVATNVKNNDGAIGYFELSYATGNGIPTVKLDTGAPEPVEATVENATKAIAAGKVVGEGNDLAMELDYATKAEGAYPIVLVTYEIVCDKGNNKESLGLTKSFLTYTASEEGQSALADAGYAPIPDEIIAKVRTTIDSLS
- the pstC gene encoding phosphate ABC transporter permease subunit PstC → MDIAPTASATPTKSPPGGPAEKPGGSANRPGDRIFLGLSKGSGITLLVIMAAIAVFLTWRTLVALAENEGNFLTTFEWNANADPPVFGIAVLAYGTIVSSIIAMVLAVPVAVGIALFISHYAPRRLAASLGYVVDLLAAVPSIIYGLWGALFLVPHLTGLYEWLDQFFGWTGIFSYDSGAPRSLFTVGILLAIMILPIVSNVSREVFKQSPKMQEEAALALGATRWEVIKMAVLPFGRSGVISASMLGLGRALGETMAVATVLSPNFLINASLLNHGGGTFAQNIAAGFKEAGDIGRDALIASGLVLFVITLLVNGAARLIIARRKEYSGANA